One window from the genome of Anopheles merus strain MAF chromosome 3R, AmerM5.1, whole genome shotgun sequence encodes:
- the LOC121596098 gene encoding uncharacterized protein LOC121596098 has translation MTVDERWESVTQLQLCSTCQNRHGTKPCRSRFTCRVPGCGERHHTLLHRDRESPKGVHYQAHHYIKQPAIFRIVPVTVYHGRRAIDTVAFLDEGSAITLVEAELASKLGLDGEVEPLELCWTANVTRKEEESRRVSFQISARGEGRRYDIAAARTVKELSLPSNNIKYDALISSFTHLQHLPMTSLANAKPTILIGLRDMQLMRPLETRFGLPHEPVAVRSALGWAIYGPTDARAERMTLGVHQTPRQEEESFCEDIRDEGTSNDTPTEKPHSNSRETHRDEGAREGVLEDVAVPRQSATRQEENKHFAQHQN, from the exons ATGACCGTGGACGAACGGTGGGAAAGCGTAACGCAATTACAACTTTGCTCGACGTGCCAGAACAGACATGGTACGAAACCGTGTCGATCACGATTCACATGTCGGGTGCCAGGATGCGGCGAAAGACACCACACTCTGCTACACCGAGATAGAGAATCACCTAAGGGCGTGCACTACCAAGCTCATCACTACATCAAGCAGCCGGCGATTTTCCGCATCGTGCCAGTTACGGTGTACCACGGCCGGCGCGCCATCGACACCGTCGCCTTTCTTGATGAGGGATCAGCCATCACCCTGGTGGAAGCCGAATTGGCCTCGAAGTTGGGACTTGACGGAGAGGTAGAACCACTAGAGCTCTGCTGGACAGCCAACGTAACCCGGAAGGAAGAAGAGTCCCGCCGCGTCAGTTTCCAGATATCTGCGAGAGGAGAGGGGCGGCGCTACGACATAGCGGCCGCCCGCACCGTCAAAGAGCTAAGTTTGCCGTCTAACAACATTAAATACGACGCACTGATAAGTTCCTTTACACACTTACAGCACCTTCCGATGACGTCCCTGGCTAACGCGAAGCCGACCATCCTGATCGGACTGCGAGACATGCAGTTGATGCGACCGCTCGAAACACGGTTTGGCCTACCCCATGAGCCCGTCGCAGTAAGGAGTGCCCTCGGCTGGGCCATCTACGGACCAACCGACGCGCGTGCTGAAAGGATGACCCTAGGAGTACACCAAACACCCCGACAGGAGGAGGAGAGCTTCTGCGAAGACATTCGCGATGAAGGAACGAGCAACGACACACCAACTGAAAAGCCCCACTCGAACTCCCGCGAAACCCACCGCGATGAGGGAGCGCGTGAGGGCGTGCTGGAGGACGTTGCCGTACCACGACAATCG GCAACTCGgcaggaagaaaacaaacacttcgCACAACACCAGAACTAG